A window of Hevea brasiliensis isolate MT/VB/25A 57/8 chromosome 14, ASM3005281v1, whole genome shotgun sequence contains these coding sequences:
- the LOC110656782 gene encoding ADP,ATP carrier protein 1, mitochondrial, translating to MVDQVQYPTVMQKVAGQLLHSSLPQDFHGYDGAYKRPALYQRRAYGNYSNAAFQYSMVRGCGAATDLSIVPSTASTVCVQAPSEKGFASFAIDFLMGGVSAAVSKTAAAPIERVKLLIQNQDEMIKSGRLSEPYKGIGDCFKRTMKDEGIVSLWRGNTANVIRYFPTQALNFAFKDYFKRLFNFKKDRDGYWKWFAGNLASGGAAGASSLLFVYSLDYARTRLANDAKAAKKGGERQFNGLIDVYRKTMASDGIAGLYRGFNISCVGIIVYRGLYFGMYDSLKPVVLTGKLQDSFFASFALGWLITNGAGLASYPIDTVRRRMMMTSGEAVKYKSSLDAFSQILKNEGAKSLFKGAGANILRAVAGAGVLAGYDKLQLIVFGKKYGSGGA from the exons ATGGTTGATCAAGTTCAATATCCAACTGTCATGCAGAAGGTAGCTGGTCAGCTCCTTCATTCCAGTCTTCCCCAAGATTTCCATGGCTATGATGGGGCTTACAAGAGGCCTGCTCTTTATCAAAGGCGTGCCTATGGCAACTACTCCAATGCTGCATTCCAATATTCCATGGTGCGGGGATGTGGTGCTGCCACTGACCTATCTATTGTTCCATCAACTGCATCTACTGTTTGTGTCCAGGCTCCCTCTGAAAAAGGTTTTGCTAGCTTTGCTATTGATTTCCTTATGGGCGGAGTGTCTGCTGCTGTATCTAAGACAGCTGCTGCCCCAATTGAGCGTGTTAAGCTATTGATTCAAAACCAAGATGAGATGATTAAAAGTGGCAGACTCTCAGAACCCTACAAGGGCATTGGTGATTGTTTTAAGCGAACGATGAAGGATGAAGGGATTGTTTCATTGTGGAGAGGAAACACTGCCAATGTCATCCGCTACTTCCCTACTCAG GCCTTGAACTTTGCATTCAAAGATTACTTCAAGAGGCTCTTCAACTTTAAGAAAGACAGAGATGGTTACTGGAAATGGTTTGCTGGTAACTTGGCATCAGGTGGTGCTGCTGGTGCTTCTTCCCTTCTCTTTGTCTACTCCCTAGACTATGCCAGAACCCGTTTGGCCAATGATGCCAAGGCTGCAAAGAAGGGTGGAGAGAGGCAATTCAATGGGCTTATTGATGTCTATAGAAAGACAATGGCATCTGACGGTATTGCTGGGCTTTACCGTGGTTTTAACATTTCTTGTGTTGGAATCATTGTTTATCGTGGTCTGTATTTCGGAATGTACGATTCTCTGAAGCCTGTTGTGTTGACTGGAAAGTTGCAG GATAGTTTCTTTGCTAGCTTTGCCCTTGGTTGGCTCATCACTAATGGTGCTGGTCTTGCCTCCTATCCCATTGATACTGTCCGTAGAAGAATGATGATGACCTCTGGTGAAGCTGTCAAGTACAAGAGCTCTCTTGATGCCTTTTCTCAGATATTGAAGAATGAAGGTGCTAAGTCACTCTtcaagggtgcaggagcaaacaTTCTTCGAGCCGTTGCTGGTGCAGGTGTGCTTGCTGGTTATGACAAGTTGCAGCTGATCGTCTTCGGTAAGAAGTATGGATCTGGCGGTGCTTAA
- the LOC110656781 gene encoding E3 ubiquitin-protein ligase BIG BROTHER isoform X2, translating to MNGNSQMEVHYINTGFPYTVTESFMDFFEGLTHVPVHYAYTEPVLDQENAYWTMNMNAYKYGFSGPGSTSYYSPYEVNDNLPRMDMGRGAWEYPSAVNMEEPTTADTQSEGDAVVNVHTPPEECIPNSTSSDSPQGVWQDDIDPDNMTYEELLDLGETVGTQSRGLSQELISLLPTSKCKFGSFFLRKKSGERCVICQMRYKRGDKQMKLPCKHVYHSDCITKWLGINKVCPVCNNEVFGEGSKN from the exons ATGAACGGGAATAGTCAAATGGAGGTGCATTACATAAACACTGGTTTTCCTTACACTGTCACTGAAAGCTTCATGGACTTCTTTGAGGGACTAACACATGTGCCTGTGCATTATGCTTACACTGAACCAGTGCTTGATCAG GAGAATGCATATTGGACGATGAACATGAATGCATATAAATATGGATTTTCTGGTCCAGGGAGCACCTCTTATTACAGTCCGTATGAGGTAAATGATAATTTACCAAGAATGGATATGGGCAGGGGAGCTTGGGAATACCCTTCAGCAGTGAACATGGAAGAGCCCACAACTGCAGATACGCAGTCTGAAGGAGATGCAGTTGTCAATGTGCATACCCCACCAGAAGAAT GCATCCCAAATAGTACAAGCAGCGATAGTCCTCAG GGTGTTTGGCAAGATGATATTGATCCAGATAACATGACTTATGAG GAATTACTTGACTTAGGTGAGACAGTAGGAACACAAAGTAGAGGTCTGTCACAAGAACTTATTAGTTTGCTTCCAACCTCAAAATGCAAGTTTGGAAGTTTCTTCTTGAGAAAAAAATCTGGGGAGAG ATGCGTAATTTGCCAGATGAGGTACAAAAGAGGGGACAAGCAAATGAAACTGCCATGCAAGCATGTGTACCATTCTGATTGCATCACCAAGTGGCTTGGTATCAACAAG GTATGTCCAGTTTGCAACAACGAGGTTTTTGGCGAGGGATCAAAGAATTAA
- the LOC110656781 gene encoding E3 ubiquitin-protein ligase BIG BROTHER isoform X1, which translates to MNGNSQMEVHYINTGFPYTVTESFMDFFEGLTHVPVHYAYTEPVLDQVQENAYWTMNMNAYKYGFSGPGSTSYYSPYEVNDNLPRMDMGRGAWEYPSAVNMEEPTTADTQSEGDAVVNVHTPPEECIPNSTSSDSPQGVWQDDIDPDNMTYEELLDLGETVGTQSRGLSQELISLLPTSKCKFGSFFLRKKSGERCVICQMRYKRGDKQMKLPCKHVYHSDCITKWLGINKVCPVCNNEVFGEGSKN; encoded by the exons ATGAACGGGAATAGTCAAATGGAGGTGCATTACATAAACACTGGTTTTCCTTACACTGTCACTGAAAGCTTCATGGACTTCTTTGAGGGACTAACACATGTGCCTGTGCATTATGCTTACACTGAACCAGTGCTTGATCAGGTTCAG GAGAATGCATATTGGACGATGAACATGAATGCATATAAATATGGATTTTCTGGTCCAGGGAGCACCTCTTATTACAGTCCGTATGAGGTAAATGATAATTTACCAAGAATGGATATGGGCAGGGGAGCTTGGGAATACCCTTCAGCAGTGAACATGGAAGAGCCCACAACTGCAGATACGCAGTCTGAAGGAGATGCAGTTGTCAATGTGCATACCCCACCAGAAGAAT GCATCCCAAATAGTACAAGCAGCGATAGTCCTCAG GGTGTTTGGCAAGATGATATTGATCCAGATAACATGACTTATGAG GAATTACTTGACTTAGGTGAGACAGTAGGAACACAAAGTAGAGGTCTGTCACAAGAACTTATTAGTTTGCTTCCAACCTCAAAATGCAAGTTTGGAAGTTTCTTCTTGAGAAAAAAATCTGGGGAGAG ATGCGTAATTTGCCAGATGAGGTACAAAAGAGGGGACAAGCAAATGAAACTGCCATGCAAGCATGTGTACCATTCTGATTGCATCACCAAGTGGCTTGGTATCAACAAG GTATGTCCAGTTTGCAACAACGAGGTTTTTGGCGAGGGATCAAAGAATTAA
- the LOC110641614 gene encoding uncharacterized protein LOC110641614, whose protein sequence is MEPAKIDWKRVESISVEDKLYENINAPKWVDFLNPEDDDSMDDEAWFCRPDCNHPKKVEDFFRITPTSKLSRSADKSKSSFGCGNLRDAKLKRRGQSQCSFTYSDRSKFSEDIENHNPNLSTPPNYQAKFIKAMTKSSSEKKKSVDDEAPRLKSTLSARNLFAGKDILCHISEFCNELKKMAMRARERECDEKVPEKESQVREKIDVVVENGRSREVLGEVDVKEKERKPLLEAGKEKSEGIEKGSVKEMQRRKKLNEDAENIPVPLNLENVKHKGEERLLQIRTNPPSPQCFSATRAPTKTSPSKAYKSRLMDRGILQEVKQSKEVANEETEDKGRNFSIVDGKETRALDVFWFLKPCTMSS, encoded by the exons ATGGAACCAGCAAAAATAGATTGGAAGAGGGTAGAGTCTATATCTGTTGAAGATAAGTTGTATGAGAATATAAATGCGCCTAAATGGGTTGATTTCTTGAACCCTGAAGATGATGACTCCATGGATGATGAGGCTTGGTTCTGTAGACCTG ATTGTAACCATCCAAAGAAAGTTGAGGATTTCTTTAGAATAACTCCAACTTCAAAG CTTTCACGCTCAGCTGATAAATCTAAGAGCTCTTTTGGCTGCGGGAATCTAAG AGATGcaaaattgaagaggagagggcAAAGTCAGTGTTCATTTACATATAGTGATAGATCTAAATTCAGTGAAGATATTGAAAACCATAACCCAAATTTGTCAACACCACCAAATTACCAAGCTAAGTTCATCAAAGCAATGACCAAATCAAGCAGTGAAAAGAAGAAATCAGTTGATGATGAGGCACCAAGGCTAAAAAGCACGTTATCAGCAAGGAATTTGTTTGCAGGGAAGGATATACTATGTCATATTAGTGAGTTCTGCAATGAATTGAAGAAGATGGCAATGAGGGCAAGGGAAAGAGAATGTGATGAGAAGGTGCCTGAGAAGGAGAGTCAAGTGAGGGAGAAAATAGATGTGGTAGTGGAAAATGGGAGATCTAGAGAGGTTTTGGGGGAAGTGGATGTGAAGGAGAAAGAGAGGAAGCCACTGCTTGAAGCAGGGAAAGAGAAATCAGAAGGAATTGAGAAAGGAAGTGTCAAAGAAATGCAGAGGAGGAAGAA ATTAAATGAAGATGCAGAGAACATTCCAGTCCCTCTAAATTTGGAAAATGTAAAGCACAAAGGAGAGGAGCGCTTGCTGCAAATTCGGACCAATCCTCCTTCTCCTCAATGCTTTTCTGCCACTCGAGCACCCACAAAAACGAGCCCTTCAAAGGCCTACAAATCTAGGCTTATG GATAGGGGCATTCTTCAAGAAGTGAAGCAGAGTAAGGAAGTGGCAAACGAGGAAACTGAGGACAAAGGCAGAAATTTTTCCATTGTGGATGGAAAAGAAACAAGAGCTTTGGATGTATTCTGGTTCCTGAAGCCATGCACAATGTCCAGCTAA